From the genome of Anopheles moucheti chromosome 3, idAnoMoucSN_F20_07, whole genome shotgun sequence, one region includes:
- the LOC128301889 gene encoding protein arginine N-methyltransferase 6 translates to MEPADQINPAAYFDSYEDLKVHEIMLTDKPRQDAYQKAILENRSLFTGKTVLDVGAGTGILSIFCAQAGASKVYAVEASNLARLARAVVEENKFQTVIEVSECKIEDYKLPGGERVDIIVSEWMGFFLLHEGMLDSVVHARDKFLKPNGLMFPDTATLFVAPCSVPSRFDRWENLSGVSMRCFGRALREQDTGNPEVLSVAQDDLLHEGHIMAWFDLMEVTVDELNSIEVKDVLVAQRSGKLQGFCIWFDCTFPGDEMEQRQLSTNPSAPATHWKQIVIPLPEDSCEELEERDPIAFSLSMARNKETNRRYDLQLTLLDPEKEEHHLPCECHMTKCILMKTHLEKMQVD, encoded by the exons ATGGAACCTGCTGATCAAATCAACCCAGCTGCATATTTCGACAGCTATGAGGATCTTAAG GTGCACGAAATCATGCTTACCGATAAACCGAGACAGGATGCTTACCAAAAGGCGATTCTCGAAAATCGGTCCTTGTTTACGGGTAAAACCGTTCTCGATGTAGGTGCCGGGACGGGCATTTTGTCTATATTCTGTGCACAGGCTGGTGCGAGCAAGGTTTACGCGGTTGAAGCTTCCAATCTGGCCCGGCTAGCTCGGGCTGTTGTGGAAGAGAACAAATTTCAAACTGTGATAGAAGTGAGCGAATGCAAGATAGAAGATTATAAGCTTCCCGGGGGTGAACGTGTCGACATTATCGTATCCGagtggatgggattttttcttttacacgAAGGTATGCTTGATTCGGTGGTGCACGCGCGAGACAAGTTCCTCAAACCAAACGGTCTCATGTTTCCCGATACGGCAACTCTTTTCGTTGCACCCTGCAGTGTTCCGTCGCGATTCGACCGATGGGAAAACCTGTCCGGTGTCAGCATGCGTTGTTTTGGACGTGCGCTGCGTGAGCAAGATACAGGTAATCCGGAAGTGTTATCCGTTGCACAAGATGACTTACTTCACGAGGGACACATTATGGCGTGGTTCGATCTGATGGAAGTGACAGTCGATGAGCTAAATAGCATTGAAGTGAAGGATGTGCTTGTGGCTCAACGTTCCGGAAAATTGCAGGGATTCTGTATCTGGTTTGATTGTACCTTTCCGGGAGATGAAATGGAACAGCGGCAGCTTTCCACGAATCCTTCTGCACCTGCAACACACTGGAAGCAGATTGTAATTCCTCTTCCGGAAGATTCGTGTGAAGAATTGGAAGAGCGTGATCCGATAGCTTTCAGTCTATCGATGGCACGGAACAAGGAAACAAATCGAAG GTACGACCTGCAGCTCACGTTGTTGGACCCGGAGAAAGAGGAACACCATCTGCCATGTGAATGTCATATGACAAAGTGTATTTTAATGAAGACCCATTTGGAAAAGATGCAAGTGGATTAA
- the LOC128301888 gene encoding gamma-tubulin complex component 4 homolog, protein MIHDILFTLFSSNTELPIENFTIPEVASTFLHPGEIHILEELIRIANQYKEIKKFAQQYGTLTAGLLKPKQQKPTEEPLPQGLYLQAFVDGLELVVKPYRDLVVELEAKYLKRPNLSLMFIFHQVSQYRSLFGFLLQLISGVVTQRIHGCALLPYLQQHCLHGNDANYQAVKTIQKSVYVIFLKQLYGWLMHGKFVDHYGEFFIQQVESIPTTSLITGGVNSQQPIHTSVNTSDSASINSELWRYEIRREMLPYYFPASWAEKVLFVGQTVLMCHFDPRQQVVDRTVSCSESNGRKGTALAAAVGKDNLWGEHEQELFRKFHQLQNEENLNVTKFEHLVDEIKEQVTKHMSMIVIEKADLERQLRLMKDFFLLGRGELFSEFLTQTQSLKLLIGKEINDGTTRDLNRALKLAANSINVGEDIEQFSFELPGKDEIEDSFCYETKSAVGHIILKYKVKWPLHLLFSPRTLNRYNEMFRFLLRIKKIHHDLLQIWSYQRERRIKHNSEVVQLRNKLMFLINNLQYYLQVDVLESQFAILIAAIANSAKQADFERIQRAHTIFQANVLSLCFLLTSSNNGEPSSLSTTTTVAGFIEVQENPVLTILDSILSIVDRFCTFCMLCKDPMTKVERQEFVTYEQGFMNHVDSLLKLLIGLKAGPSSAPLSQLLLRLDFNHWFSTNTQT, encoded by the exons ATGATTCACGACATTCTGTTCACGCTGTTCTCTTCAAACACCGAATTGCCGATCGAAAATTTTACA ATTCCGGAGGTGGCATCCACTTTTTTGCACCCGGGAGAAATCCATATCCTCGAAGAGCTAATTCGGATTGCCAACCAGTACAAGGAGATAAAGAAATTTGCCCAACAGTATGGCACACTTACGGCCGGGTTGCTTAAACCGAAACAACAGAAACCGACAGAAGAACCGCTACCCCAAGGGCTTTACTTGCAAGCGTTCGTTGATGGATTGGAGCTGGTCGTGAAACCATACCGTGATCTTGTGGTAGAGTTGGAAGCCAAGTATCTGAAGCGTCCGAACCTATCGCTGATGTTTATCTTTCATCAAGTAAGTCAGTATCGTTCTTTGTTCGGTTTTCTGCTCCAGTTGATCAGTGGCGTAGTGACGCAAAGAATCCATGGTTGTGCGTTACTGCCCTACCTTCAACAACATTGCCTGCATGGCAACGATGCTAACTATCAGGCAGTTAAAAC CATACAAAAATCGGTGTACGTcatatttttgaagcagttataCGGGTGGCTGATGCACGGCAAGTTCGTCGATCATTATGGTGAATTTTTCATTCAGCAGGTGGAAAGTATCCCGACAACTTCCTTGATTACTGGTGGAGTGAATTCGCAACAACCGATACACACGTCCGTTAATACGTCGGACAGTGCGAGCATTAATTCCGAGTTGTGGCGGTATGAAATACGACGTGAAATGCTTCCTTATTACTTCCCCGCAAGCTGGGCCGAAAAGGTACTGTTTGTCGGCCAAACCGTACTGATGTGTCACTTCGATCCAAGACAGCAAGTAGTTGATCGTACGGTGTCATGCAGTGAGTCAAACGGAAGAAAGGGCACCGCATTGGCGGCGGCCGTCGGAAAGGATAACTTGTGGGGCGAACACGAACAAGAGTTGTTTCGAAAATTTCATCAACTTCAAAACGAGGAGAATCTTAACGTGACCAAGTTTGAGCATTTAGTGGACGAAATTAAGGAACAAGTTACGAAGCATATGTCCATGATAGTGATCGAGAAAGCGGATCTGGAACGTCAGCTACGATTAATGAAGGATTTCTTCTTGCTCGGTCGGGGGGAATTGTTTTCCGAATTTCTCACACAAACGCAATCACTAAAGCTGCTCATTGGAAAGGAAATCAACGATGGTACTACCCGCGATTTGAATCGAGCACTGAAGCTGGCCGCAAACAGCATCAACGTCGGCGAAGACattgaacaattttcgttCGAGCTACCCGGTAAGGATGAGATCGAGGATAGCTTCTGTTATGAGACGAAAAGTGCTGTCGGACACATTATACTCAAGTACAAAGTCAAATGGCCACTGCATCTACTCTTTTCACCGCGCACCTTGAATCGATACAATGAaatgtttcggtttttgttgcGCATAAAGAAAATACATCACGATTTGCTGCAGATTTGGTCATACCAACGGGAAAGGCGTATCAAGCACAACTCGGAAGTGGTACAGCTGCGCAATAAGCTCATGTTTTTGATCAACAATTTGCAATACTATCTTCAGGTGGACGTGCTAGAAAGTCAGTTTGCCATTTTAATAGCGGCGATCGCAAATTCGGCTAAACAGGCGGACTTTGAGCGTATCCAACGTGCGCACACTATTTTTCAGGCAAACGTACTCAGTTTGTGCTTTTTGTTGACCAGTTCAAATAATGGCGAACCATCGTCCCTCAGCACGACAACCACCGTAGCGGGATTTATTGAAGTGCAGGAAAACCCGGTGCTAACGATTCTCGACAGTATTCTGTCGATTGTCGATCGATTCTGCACGTTCTGTATGCTCTGCAAAGATCCGATGACGAAGGTAGAACGGCAGGAGTTTGTAACATACGAGCAAGG ATTTATGAACCATGTGGATTCGTTGTTGAAGCTTCTAATTGGACTCAAGGCGGGACCAAGCAGCGCACCGCTGTCGCAGCTATTGCTTCGATTGGATTTTAATCACTGGTTCAGCACCAATACTCAAACGTAA